The Toxotes jaculatrix isolate fToxJac2 chromosome 6, fToxJac2.pri, whole genome shotgun sequence genomic interval ttttatgacattttgaggtcaaaaaattttttgactttttttggccgattttgacgccttactatactatgacgttttttatgacatcttgaggtcaaaaaaatttttgactttttttggccgattttgacgccttactatactatgacgttttttatgacatcttgaggtcaaaaaaatttttgactttttttgtccgattttgacgccttactatactatgacgttttttatgacatcttgaggtcaaaaaatttttgtactttttttgtccgattttgacgccttactatactatgacgttttttatgacattttgaggtcaaaaaaaattttgactttttttggccgaaaaaaacgccatactatactgtgatgttttttatgacattttgaggccaaaaaattttttgactttttgtggccaaaaaaaatgccatactatactatgaccttttttatgacaaaaaagaccccaaaaaatttttgactttttttttgccaattttgacgccttactatactatgacgttttttatgacattttgaggtcaaaaaaatttttgactttttttgtccgattttgacgccttactatactatgacgttttttatgacattttgaggtcaaaaaaaattttgactttttttgtccgattttgacgccttactatactatgacgttttttatgacattttgaggtcaaaaaaaattttgactttttttggccgattttgacgccttactatactatgacgttttttatgacattttgaggtcaaaaaattttttgacttttttgtccgattttgacgccatactatactatgacgttttttatgacattttgaggccaaaaatttttttgactttttttgtccgattttgacgccttactatactatgacgttttttatgacatcttgaggtcaaaaaaatttttgactttttgtggccaaaaaaaaacgccatactatactatgaccttttttacgacaaaaaagacccaaaaaaatttttgactttttttttgccaattttgacgccttactataatatgacgttttttatgacattttgaggtcaaaaatttttttgactttttttggccgattttgacgccttactatactatgacattttttatgacattttgaggtcaaaaaaatttttgactttttttgtccgattttgacgccatactatactatgacgttttttatgacattttgaggtcaaaaaaatttttgactttttttgcccgaaaaaaacgccatactatactgtgatgttttttatgacattttgaggccaaaattttttttgactttttttggccaaaaaaaaaaaacgccatactatactatgaacttttttatgacaaaaaagtcccaaaaaattattgactttttttggccgattttgacgccttactatactatgacgttttttatgacattttgaggtcaaaaaaatttttaactttttttgtccgattttgacgccttactatactatgacgttttttatgacattttgaggtcaaaaaaaattttgactttttttgtccgattttgacgccttactatactatgacgttttttatgacattttgaggtcaaaaaaaattttgactttttttgcccgaaaaaaacgccttactatactatgatgttttttatgacattttgaggtcaaaaaaaaaatttgactttttttggccgattttgacgccttactatactatgacgttttttatgacattttgaggtcaaaaatttttttgactttttttggcccattttgacgccttactatactatgacgttttttatgacattttgaggtcaaaaaaaattttgactttttttgcccgaaaaaaaagccatactatactgtgatgttttttatgacattttgaggccaaaaaaatttttgactttttgtggccaaaaaaaaacgccatactatactataacctttttcatgacaaaaaagacccaaaaaaatttttgacttttttttgccaattttgacgccttactatactacgacgttttttatgacattttgaggtcaaaaaaaatgttgacttttttcggccgattttgacgccttactatactaagatgttttttgtgacattttgaggtcaaaaaaaatgttgactttttttggccgattttgacgccttactatactaagacgttttttatgacattttgaggtcttacaaaaaaatgactttttttcacattttttgacgccttacggccgtatgacatttttttggacctttttaggtcttacaaaaaaatgcatttttttttgcctattttgacgccttatggccgtatgacattttttattagggcccgagcacgaaaTTCGTGCAAAGCCCTGTTGTATCTGAAGGAATTATATTCTCTTTTATTATTCTTCCGCCACTTTGttggctaatttgaccccctgaacatGCCCAAAAAGTCACCAgactttgcccaaaattgtcccccgaTGAAAATTCTTGTTTCACACTGTGCGACCGGGCATGGCCAAACGGTTCTGCAGCaccccctagagtgtgaaaatattcaccatAAGACCTACAgacttgaaaatcggtacacagatgcaaCAGGTCGAGACAAgaaaaaagcctcttggagcAAAATTACACGATGTACAGGAATtcggccattttggaaagactgcACCATCTTGCATTTCGCACACGCTGTACTTTGACGAACTCCTCCTAGGGGAATTGTCCGATTGCGCTGATTTTTGGTCAGATTACTCACAAGGAATTAGGGAGAAAAAGTTCCCACAtactcccacatacttcatccaatgtagataaaaaaaatcaggcatgatgatcatgtgattccgaacagattgatatgcttATATGATGATATCGTCACAGCGCCCCCTAATGgcagcagtttctttttttctttaatgaactCCTCCTAGGGAAATCATCCGATTGAGCTGAAATCTTGTCATGTTGCTCTAAAGACACTATTGTCCAAAAGTTATCAAAATCTTTTCTCTGCGTTACACGATGTGGGCAGAGCACCACCGCAAAGTCACCCTCCGATTTGTGAAAATTAGGATTTTGGGTTTTTCCCACTTCTCATACATTGTGGCTAATACTCTGCCTTGAAACCTATATTCCCCTACAAGTCTTGCCACAGGGCACCATTTTCACACAATTGGTGCAGCCAaacggctctgcagcgccccctagagtgtgaaaatattccaagTAAGAGCTACAAActtgaaaatcagtacacagaTGCAACACATCGAGATGAGAACAAAAGTCTCTTGGAGGAAACTTCTACGATGgacaggaagtcggccattttggaaaaacgGCGCCATTTGCACTCACCGTACTTTGATGAACTCCTCCTAGGGGAATTGTCCAATTGGACTGATTTTTGGTCAGATTActcagaaggcattagggacaaaaagttatcaaaagctttgGTGTGGCTTACACGGTCTGCCTGTGGCGCTGCCACAAatttgacccttcgccaacacacaggaactggatgtatttgtggctgtatctaCAACATACCTCATCCAATgcggatgaaaaaaatcaggcatgatgatcatgtgattctgaacagattgatatgcttGTATGATGATACAGTCAAAGCGCCACCTACTGGctgtatgcattatttttaggccttttttccacattccacacattgtattttaatgaacTCCTCTTAGGGAaataatctgatacatttgaaatgttgtctcatggttcagaagacattgatgagtaaaagttatcaaaacCATCAAAGTTACACGGCATGACCATGGCACCGCCACAaaattgacccttcgccaacacacataAAATGGATGTTTTGTccctgtatctcccacatacttcatctgatgtggatcaaactttacatTCAGGATGACCTTCAGACTCTCAACTCATTCATATACTCacatgatgatacactcataacgtcccctgctgggaggggacCATCGCCAACAAaaaggaaatggatgtatttatGCCTGTATCTCAAACATatttcatccaatgtggatcaaactttaaAGCCAGGATGATCTTAAGACTCTCAACTAATTTATATACTCATATGATGATAtactcatagcgccccctgctgggagggggcaaagtcttttctgttgctgtttgctgctgtgcttctctggggggaagaacaggagagaggagaggacataggaggactctggtgcAGGACGCCCGTGGCGCTGCCACAAATTTGagccttcgccaacacacaggaaatggatgtatttgtggctgtatctcccacatacttcatccaatgtggatcaaactttacagtcgTGATGACCTTTGCACTCtgaactcatttatatgctcatttgATGATACACTCACAGCGCCCCCTCCTGTGAGGGGGCAATGTCTTTTCTCTTGCTGTAttctgctgtgcttctctggggagaagagcaggagagaagggagaggaaataggaggactctggtgcTTGGCCCCGGCGGCTGCGGCTCCCGCAGGTCGCAAGGGGTGTGAGGGCCCgctcatcgctgcttgcagctttaatttttccTTGTTCCTGATGGGCAGACAGAGTCTGATGCCGTTATGTTCAGTGTGCCAAACAGGATAAATGAATCATCCTGAGAAGCATGAAAATCTTGCTTCTTGGCAAAGAGGAAGCATCCACAAAATCAAAGGAGAATACAGCTAACTTTGTGACAAATCACCATCCAACAAACCCTCATAATCCAACATAAAATCACAACAGTTTTCCATTTTATAAGAAAAACACCTCAGAGCTTGgtaacagcaaacaaaacagttatcaaaatagtttCACCACaattctggagctttcagctgcatcacAGGATCTTCCTCAGCCGACTGAGTTTGCTTCAGTAAATCTAAATACAACCTAAATCTCAGCTTTTATTGCCAGCATGGATGAGAAGTCCTTAAAGtgctcagaagaaaaaaaaatgtagttccATGACAACTGGGCAAACTCCATGTGCTGAGGAAGATCAGGGACTCCAGAAAAGTTACTACTGGACTTTATAAttagtgtgtcagtgttttaactAAAATGTCCACTGAACACAGGGAAAATAGGAacttgtttttgtgcatttgaaTGTACAAGAGGTGATTATTTTTCTGGAGCTCATCATATTTAGTTTATTGcagtttagttagtttagtttatCGATTAAtggatcatttgttttgtctataaaatgtttggAGGTTGTGAAAAATGTCAGTCCTGGTGTCAACTTATTAACTCAACATAAGCCAACTTATTAATTCAGGAAGGCCATATGTTGAACTGCTCTCAAGCCAAAAAACAACCTGCCAGTCAACATCTAAGAAGGTCACAGCTAGGTTGTTTATTTTATGATAACTGATACAGGATAAATGTTATACATTCTATTTTAACACtgatattttgcttttattttcaatgtCAGTATGCAAAAAGGAAAGACAACGCAAAGTAAACATTTGGTGAAATCATGAATATGATACATAATTTGACTGCTTCATCAATATTAAACCAATTAATTTTAAGGACACCTTGTTGCCCTGGTGATAACTTGTTTCGctacaacacaaaaaaagggaaaaaaaaatacaaaaaaaaaaaaaaaaaaatcaaactgcaaACATCAAGAGTTGGCTGACAGCAAACACTGTAAAGAACCACGTGATCTTTAGATGTATCAATCAACTCGTGTAGATGCATATATAAAAATCCAGGATCCCTGTTGTATATATGCACTTACAGTAATTATGCAATTACTAGAGTTGTAGAGCCTGTACTGGgcatacaaacagacaaaatgaagagcaggatacacatacatacacacgttTACCATTATCTCTCCATATAAACACGCataaaccaaccaaccaaccaacaagCAGAAGGCTCTCTGGCTTTAGAAGCTAAAAACTacatgacttaaaaaaaagaaaaaaggaaaaacagacattCACATTTCTGAAACAAATTTTATGATCTCATAATGTCTCAGCCTGATCAACGGTCTCTGTCCATCAGTCTTATCAACTGTTAGTGCCACCAGAGAACCTAGAACAATGAGGATGATGATCTCCGTTTGTGCCGTTATGTCCAACCTGTCCCACCAATCAGTGTTGAGTTCACTCTCACCGATTACTGCACGGTGTTGGTCCTTTTCTCCACATCATCACTCCTCTCACTGTGCACTCattcactgactcactgtgtttttctgctaGTTTCTTCCTCCATGAgtgaaagtgagtgagtgaacatCTTGTGGAGGAAGGTGGAGAAGTGTAACTGCAGCTGTTTATGTGTTTAGTGTATGAATGTCCTGTAAGTCCATgcatttacctgtgtgtgtgtgtgtgtgtgtgtgtgtgtgtgtgtgtatatatatatatatatatgtgtgtatgagtactGCATGTCCATCTCTATGCAGGGCCCCTACGGTGAGGCCGGGGCTTTGCTACCGCTGTAATGAACCTGGTATCTGTTGACTGTTTGCCCTTTCACCTCGGTTGACAGGCAGGTAGTCTTGCAGGGGatcatgtcctcctcctcctcgcccaTTAGCCAGTTCTGCACCGAGCGTTCGGCTGAGGCCGTGACATGATTGGACAGCCAGCCCTGGTGCCACTTGTCAAAGCGTTCGTGCTGGGTCGCTGCCACTCTGTGCTGCGactgtggaggaagaggaggaattgTCAGAGCCTCATCTAACAGGACGCCAAACAGGATTTACCAAGCAGAAAAATGCATAAGCAGGGTGTGATTTTCCAGACGTCACCTAGATTTGCCAGAACTCTTAGAGCACATCACGACATAAAACTTAAGTGTGAAATTAAACGCAGACTCCATCCTACCTTTCTGGCCTTGACCAGCGCTCCTCTGCGGTACATGTAATCCTCGGAGTTCATGACAAACACCATCTTGTGAGTGCTGAGTTTAAAGCGGCAGTCCAGACTCCCGGCATTTTCCACACCAAGCTGGCGGTGCCACTCTCTCCTGCAGCGCATCGCCTCCACCTGCCGCACCTGCCAGCGACGGAAACGCCGCAGATTCCTACAAGAACAAGCACGTTAGAGACATTTATCACatcttaaaatgtttatttgggTTAAAAATATCTGTAACATAACCCGAGAACAACTGAGAACCCTGTTTAACTTCACAGATGTAATCAGAGACAGTGGAGATGTGACAACAATATGACACTAAAGTCAGATACAAGTGGGAACAGGAGATGCACCAGTAATGTGCACTGAAATACAACTGTATTGTAAGACCTGTACAGTTTAATGTAATCAAACATTCAGCCCTGCACTGAATTTGACCCTTTCTGCCTCTTGTCATATTAGTGTCTGTCAGAAATTCACTGATTCAACTAGGGATGCActgatccacattttttcacgaTCCGAGCctgatacctgaatttggataacTGCCGATACAGTGcgctgtttgctttaatattattattatcattattgttgattttatatgatgctgtaatagCTCTTCTCTACAGGCACGTATGCTGTATGTATGATATGtacaaatgtatgcatgtatgtcccaaaaggcaacttgagataagtataaggtcagaaaaacaggaaatcctattaacagtcaatatttattaaattaaagagatacccataaagggtaaccttcttttagactacccctctccaaataaaatagaaataaaaagggcaaCTTGATCTGATGAGCACAAATTAAGTACACTGGCTCTTgcagcagcaacaaatcaaagtttttcaaatctcaaacatcccgAGGGGCGGAAActcactcacggttcattttcttcctgctgtatcTAGAAGGAACATAACTCTGTGAGTGATATAATGCTGGTGTGTGTATTACCTGTATGACTTTcctgttatggtgtcccgctatggtttatcgtttgtgtgtaaaagttaatagcgcgaccgatgctaatgtGCAAGCCCATCAATGGGATTCTacatattatgttagcatcaagctaatcgctacttattaccacttgtagCTAATCGCTACTTATTACGACGGAGCTTCCGCCTCTCGGTACAACGGCCTAGCAAACATTGCACGTTGCTGTCTTGCTTTGTggtgtttctagtgcaaaatatttccacacagcggaCATGTTGCTGCTCAGTActcgcctgctagctggctgcagactgtggaatggatttcctgaacggtgGCGTGTCTCATTACTCAGCGTCACATTGAGACACACCTTcaaatccattccacagtttgcagccagttagcagagcagccaaCAGGGAGTCAGTTGtagagtcatttcagcagacaacattaaagcacagacatggttcatggatcggaaatgtctgcaggttggatcggaaatttccgatccgtTAATTATGTTGGTATCGGAACCGATACTGATACAGGATCGGTATTCAACTCTGTGGTCTTTTTGGTTTTGTTATCATTTGTGGTGTTGTCATCAAATTAAATGCTGTCTAATGCACATCCTGTAGACGTGAGCAGGAACATGACATCCTGCAAAAGAAAGTCTGAATTCTTGCACACTTTCATCTCTAAGTTTTGTTGAAAATGCAACAATTTATCTGACTGAAACATGTAATTCTCAGCAAAATTCACTGCTGACAGTGTGCAGAAATTCAAACCTTCTTCTGCTGGATTAGAGTAAAAAGTGTTTCAAGTAGGAAAACATGTAGGAAAGCGAGAAGTCCAAAAAGATCTACTGCCAGTGCATGGATAGTTTGGTCACAAGTTTATCTGGCTGTATTATGTGTGGTTTGGTGTAGTCTACACATCtaaaaaaaacttgatttgtagaaataaaaatgataaactgTCATACCTGGGCAGAAACACAGGTTTGAAGAAGTAGCCCTCTGCTTGTGAGCACAGACTGGACTCTGTCCCCACAAACTGCTCCATGTAGCTCGACAGGCACTGAAGGAGGAAAACAGCCCAGTCCCATCAAGTTTAATCTGTCACAAAAACAAGTATTTAAACAGTTTGTAAACTTGTGTTTACCTGTACATCTAACGGGTCGTCAGCCTGGGCCTCCTCAGTGTCCAGCAGCTCGATGGTCATTGTCACATGACCCTTGTTTTGGATGAACATCACCTGATAACACAAAATGCAGAGAAACATAAGTAAACCAACTCAAGTCAACTCTGtacactgaaataaaaccagGGTTCATATTTACATAAGAGAAAAATGTTAACAAGTTGTTACAAGAGAAAGGTGTAGCATGTTATGGCAGTTGAacatttaataatattaataatatatgTAAGTACATTTAAAAAGACCCTATTCACTTGCTATAGAACAATTGGCTGTATTCAACTAGTGTCACATCCAGATGAATACAGATTAAGCCCTTGTCAGAACATAGGAGATGAAACTATGACTAACtaaatgagaggaagagaatgaGTTCTGAACTAAAATGACTTAAAGTGATTCACCTTTAGTAAAGCAGCTCTTTTTCTACAATCATGATCATTATCCCTCAAACACTCCATCACAAAAATGGCTATTAGTGATGTGCTTTGCTTTTCTGGGTACATGTAGTGTTGTGAAAAACGTTAACTCTAGCTCTAAAATGACTggacacatgtacacaacatTTTACTACTGCAAAGAAAATGGCAGTTGATAACAAAAAATGAATTGACTTtaaaaaggaaacagcaaaatGTCAGGGCCATATATATAATCCACTACTACGTTCCCTCAGGACCCTGAGCTCACCTTGAAGCAGTTCTCCTCAGCCATGACTCTCTCGGCTTTCCACTGGTAGCTCGTCTCCCAAGCGGCTCTGACGCACTGTGAGGACAGGTTTCCGCCTGCTGCCCCCCGCTTCCTCTCAGCCAGGTAAAGATCAaccacctgcagacacacctcGTCACTCACTaggtgctgcagctgaaaaaaacaaaaaaacaaaaacagaaaatggagaGTTAGAAACTGATAAAACAGAAATGCGGAAGAGTATGaccttgggaaaaaaaaaattaagaaagtAAAATTTTTGCTTACCTGCCGAATGATATTGTGGATGACCTTGTCAATGGTGAAGCCGATGTAGGCGTGGATGGTGAAcatctctctcagtgtgtcttcaTACTGGGTGGAGTCCAGGTTGCCATCCAGCAGACTGCGCACCATGTCCAGGAAAGCTGGGTAATACTCCTCTAACTCCACCTCACCTGTGGAAGCAAAGGTAAGTCAAGTCTGTTACTAACAATAATGATGTGATAATTTAATGTAGCTGTGGAACAAGCAGTGTTAGTGTGGATCAGTTGTACAACAATGCTTGGACAAGTTTTGGACACTCTGTGCTCATCGCTGGCATGAATAAAAGACACAAGAAGCTTTCCACCAAAAgcaatgattttaaaaaaagagtggATGCCATTAATTCAAGCTATTACAGGATTAGCTGCAAAGATTAGTCAATTACtccatcaacagaaaatcaatcagcGACTACTCTGATTGATtgttaaagtcatttttcaagcaaaaaatacaaacttcTTATAGTTTGaggttctcaaatgtgagaatgtgcttcttttattggttttattgtaaattaaatatttgttttggactgttgttggACTAAAAGCACCTTGTGCTCAAAGATATTGTGATgccatttttcactttttctgatACTTTATGGCTCAAACGATTAATCGATTAGCTGAGAGGATAACTGGCAGATTActtgataatgaaaatcatcGTAAGCTGCAGCACTACTCTGCAGTTCATCTGCTTGAAAATCTTTGTGTTAGGAATAGGTTTCAGTGCTTTAACATAACCCAAATGGCCGTTTATGGTTTCACACAGCATGTAAATCTGCTTTTTAAATGCCTTGAAGGCCTTGATAATAATCTCTGGCTCAGAACACAAAAAACAGATATTGTTATTCTGCTGTTTCATATGTTGACAGGCctaaaagaaagacagagctggAATATTTGTCAAACAAGTCCTTCCCTTTATCACACGATACCATGTATTCTGTGACTCAACATCATGAATCCTGGCATGATTTTGGTGAACTGACATCAGGAGAAGTTTGATCTGAATACGCCTTCTAAATCATTGCCCAAAGCTCCTGATCATAGACCAGGgatctaaaataaaacaacttctGCTCTGAGATTCTTTGTCCTGTGGAGTCAAATATCACAGCTGGTTGACCCAACTCAAGTTATACACTTTAATCTGACCATTACAACATTTCCATAACAAACCAGTGGCTGAACTTACTGGGCTGTTTGAGGCGGAGCTCCATGGCGAGGTCACATGCTTTTTCCCTCCGTCCCTCGGCCAGCAGaagcctctctctgctctgctcagctcGGTGCTCCAGCAGCTGCCGTTCTGCCTGTCGGTAAACCCGCAACAGACGCGAACACAGAGTCTGGTGCAGCCGCAAGAAGAAATACCAGTTGTTGTTGACGAAGAAAAGGTTGTAGACACCGTCCAGCTCCTTCTGGTGCTCTGCTTCGGGGTCGCGCAGGTCCACCTTCTCGCCAGCAACACCTGAACCCGTCTCCATGGGTGTAGATCCAGGGGTGGATCCAGCGGTCCCTGCGGGCTGATTTGTGCTactggaggtggtggaggcctctgtgtctgcaggttggGATGGGCTGCAGCGCCTTCGCCTGGACTCACCattgagctgctgctgaggttGGGACTGGGTCTGACACTGGGACTGGGAAGGCTGGGGTTGAAACTGACTACCTGTGGCTGCCGCTGCTCCTGATGCATTATTAGAATTAccatttcctcctcctgctcctgctgctgttccacctcctcctctctctcctccctcctcaggcTCAGCCTCCTCATCTGTCCATTCTTCAGTATCACTGAGCTCGCCACGGCGGGAGAAGAACAGGTCAGGGACAAAGTGCTGGATGATGCGCTTGATGTGGTCCTTGTCGTCTTTGTGGATGGTGGGCTGACGTTTGACGTGGTAGATGATGAGCGAAGCAGCGTCCTCCAGGATCTGTTTGTCCTCATACGTGAACACCATGTGAGGCTCGCTGGATGAGGCCGAACCAGAGCCATTACGGCCCTGCTGGCCAACTCCCCCTTCTTCTGTGCTCTGCTCCTGACGCTGAGATAAAGAGAAATTCATAgagataaaagaggaaaattcaaCAGGACACACCGTGACAGGCTGAGCCAAAAGCTGAAAATAACTGATTTTAATGACCTGTTGTAACTGTTTTATTGACCTCAGAAAAATGAATCTTCTATTGACAGCTAGGACATTTTCCTCTGATAGCAGCACCACAcaaaggatggaaaaaaaaaaacaacatacaatgaaatgacaaaacattCTCAGCACAAGGCCCACTAACTTGCTAGCTTGTTTCAGAGATTTAAGCCATATCACACAACACTAATCAGCAGATTGAAAATAATTGGTTGACATGAAATGTAGATATTAAAAGTTGAAACAATACTGATCGAGTCTTGCGACTGAGCCTTGAGTTAAGATCGTTACGTCAGCTCCTTTTTCTGATGAAGAGCAAAGACTTATTTGCACAAATGGATCGTTA includes:
- the sin3b gene encoding paired amphipathic helix protein Sin3b isoform X2, which produces MKYSCTKDQSFASVGKHGVLREFSFFDKVRRLFKSQEVYENFLRCIALFNQEVVSGAELLQLVTPFLGKFPELYTQFKSFLGDKELSHAVSGLSDRYMEGGGGREVDYASCKRLGSSYRALPKTYQQPKCSGRTALCKEVLNDTWVSFPSWSEDSTFVSSKKTPYEEQLHRCEDERFELDVVLETNLATIRVLESVQKKLSRLSPEDQDRFRLDDCLGGTSEVIQRRAVYRIYGDKAPEIIEGLKRSPATAVPVVLKRLKAKEEEWREAQQGFNKIWREQYEKAYLKSLDHQGVNFKQNDMKALRSKSLLNEIESVYDERQEQSTEEGGVGQQGRNGSGSASSSEPHMVFTYEDKQILEDAASLIIYHVKRQPTIHKDDKDHIKRIIQHFVPDLFFSRRGELSDTEEWTDEEAEPEEGGERGGGGTAAGAGGGNGNSNNASGAAAATGSQFQPQPSQSQCQTQSQPQQQLNGESRRRRCSPSQPADTEASTTSSSTNQPAGTAGSTPGSTPMETGSGVAGEKVDLRDPEAEHQKELDGVYNLFFVNNNWYFFLRLHQTLCSRLLRVYRQAERQLLEHRAEQSRERLLLAEGRREKACDLAMELRLKQPSEVELEEYYPAFLDMVRSLLDGNLDSTQYEDTLREMFTIHAYIGFTIDKVIHNIIRQLQHLVSDEVCLQVVDLYLAERKRGAAGGNLSSQCVRAAWETSYQWKAERVMAEENCFKVMFIQNKGHVTMTIELLDTEEAQADDPLDVQCLSSYMEQFVGTESSLCSQAEGYFFKPVFLPRNLRRFRRWQVRQVEAMRCRREWHRQLGVENAGSLDCRFKLSTHKMVFVMNSEDYMYRRGALVKARKSQHRVAATQHERFDKWHQGWLSNHVTASAERSVQNWLMGEEEEDMIPCKTTCLSTEVKGQTVNRYQVHYSGSKAPASP